A window of Synechococcales cyanobacterium T60_A2020_003 genomic DNA:
GCCGCAACCGCTTGCAGCACACCTATTAAGGAACTCGCATCGCCTTTACTTTGTAGTACCTTTTGAAGGCTATGGGCAATTTCGCCAATCTGATTATTGTCCACGGGAGCCTGATTCAAAGCCCCTAACAGCGATCCCATGAGGTCATTGCTGGCTTCCGTATCCGAGCTAGTGATAACTTGCTTCACGATACCCATTAAGTCCATACCGACTTCCTCATCAATAGGTTTTCGAATAGATTAAGTCGTTTGCTGGGAACAGGCAAGTAGTCGCTACAGGACTTACGCACTACCTGCGGCGTCCTGAGTCTTTTAGGTTACACTCCCGCCAAATCGCCCAATTGCGTAAGGCCTGGGTATGTCTAAGCGAATCCAATAGCTCCGTGATGAATGAGCCAGTTGCGTTGTTCGGTTGTGAGTCCCTGGGCATTGTAAAAATTTGCCCCGTCAACGCAAGCCCCTTCAAAATTAACCTGTGCGAACGCGGCATCGTGAAATTCCGCACGGCGTAAGTCAGCGTTGCCAAAATTGGTGCCAATGAGCACTGCCCCATCAAAATGGGCACCGACTAGAGAAGCATTGAAGAGATTCGTATAGATTAAATACGCTGCCCTAAACGATACCCAATCCATCTGAGCATGGGTCAGAATTGCGTGTTCAAGATCGGCTCCTCGCAGCGTAGCGTTGGTGAGATTGGCGGTCGTGAAATTTGCGCCTACCAGGACGGCCTGACGGAGATTCGCCTGGCGGAGATCCGCCTGCTCAAAGGATGTCCCTGCTAGAGCGGCGGCATACCCATAGCAATGGCGCAGGTTACAGTGGCTAAAGCTAGCCCGACTACAGTTGCTGGTGCTGAGGTTAGCACGAACCAGACTGCTGCCTCGAAAGTTGGTATCTTGGGCACTGGCTTCTTGTAAATCGGCGTCATCTAAGACGGCATTTTGAACCTGCGCCCCATCAAGAATCGCGCCGTGGAGATGGGCATTGGGTGCATAGACCCCTCGCAGATTGGCCTGCTCGAGGCGCGATCGCACCAATGTTGCACCAGCTAAAACGGCTCCCATTAAAGAACTGCGATAGAAGTTGGCGAGGGTGAGGGTCGCTTGGGTAAAGTTGGCGCGATCGCCCAGAACGTAGGAAAAGTTCGCGCCTCGCAGAAACGCACCGGAAAAGTCGGCGTCACTCAGTCGGGCATCCTGAAGGTTGATGTAGCTGAGTTCTGCCTCCGCGAGCGATCGCCCATTACGGATTTCGGCGAGGACTTGGTCAGGGGTCAGGGGGATCATGGCTTGAGACGCGATGAGAATAAATGCTTATTTGTATCCTGTTTTACAATTATTGAGAACATTG
This region includes:
- a CDS encoding pentapeptide repeat-containing protein; amino-acid sequence: MIPLTPDQVLAEIRNGRSLAEAELSYINLQDARLSDADFSGAFLRGANFSYVLGDRANFTQATLTLANFYRSSLMGAVLAGATLVRSRLEQANLRGVYAPNAHLHGAILDGAQVQNAVLDDADLQEASAQDTNFRGSSLVRANLSTSNCSRASFSHCNLRHCYGYAAALAGTSFEQADLRQANLRQAVLVGANFTTANLTNATLRGADLEHAILTHAQMDWVSFRAAYLIYTNLFNASLVGAHFDGAVLIGTNFGNADLRRAEFHDAAFAQVNFEGACVDGANFYNAQGLTTEQRNWLIHHGAIGFA